A region of Allocoleopsis franciscana PCC 7113 DNA encodes the following proteins:
- a CDS encoding TatD family hydrolase, giving the protein MPLVDTHVHINFETFQTDLEATRDRWRQAGVVSLVHSCVEPTEVAAIRALADQFPELFYAVGLHPLDAEKWTSDTTDLILSLARCDPKVVAIGETGLDFFKAENPQEQKAVFEAQLAIAKQLDLPVIIHCRDAALPMRTLLQEFWERHGSVKGVMHCWGGTPEETQWFLDLGFYISFSGIVTFKNAQSIQASVVIVPSNRLLIETDCPFLAPVPKRGKRNEPAYVRYVAECVAHLRNIPIETLATQTTENAIELFGLTLPNGSVSSSDCYSTNS; this is encoded by the coding sequence ATGCCGTTGGTAGACACACATGTCCACATCAACTTTGAAACCTTCCAGACCGACTTGGAAGCAACGCGAGACCGCTGGCGACAAGCTGGTGTGGTCTCTCTCGTGCATTCTTGTGTGGAACCAACTGAGGTGGCAGCCATTCGAGCTTTGGCTGACCAGTTTCCTGAACTCTTCTATGCTGTAGGGTTGCATCCCTTGGATGCCGAGAAATGGACATCGGACACAACAGACTTAATTCTCTCTTTAGCTCGTTGTGATCCCAAGGTAGTGGCCATTGGGGAAACGGGATTGGATTTTTTCAAAGCGGAGAACCCCCAAGAGCAGAAAGCGGTATTTGAAGCGCAACTGGCGATCGCTAAGCAGTTAGATTTACCCGTAATTATTCACTGTCGCGACGCTGCCCTGCCCATGAGAACGCTCCTACAGGAGTTTTGGGAACGTCATGGTTCCGTCAAGGGTGTGATGCATTGTTGGGGAGGCACTCCCGAAGAGACTCAGTGGTTTTTGGATCTAGGCTTTTACATTAGTTTTAGTGGCATTGTGACCTTTAAAAACGCCCAGTCGATTCAAGCGTCAGTGGTGATAGTTCCCTCAAATCGCCTTCTGATTGAAACGGATTGTCCTTTCCTAGCACCCGTTCCCAAACGAGGCAAACGCAATGAACCGGCCTATGTTCGTTATGTGGCAGAGTGCGTTGCCCATCTCCGAAATATCCCAATCGAAACCCTAGCCACCCAGACAACCGAGAATGCCATAGAACTTTTTGGTCTAACCCTCCCTAATGGATCGGTTTCGAGTTCCGACTGTTACAGTACCAATTCCTAG
- the rpsT gene encoding 30S ribosomal protein S20: MANNKSALKRIEIAERNRVRNKTYNSAVKTLIKKYFAAVEDYARQPNPEALEAVKRSMSEAYSKIDKAVKRRVLHPNNGARKKARLAARLKKVSPEVNSSAEQAEASA; the protein is encoded by the coding sequence GTGGCTAATAACAAGTCCGCGCTCAAGCGTATAGAAATTGCCGAACGCAACCGAGTTCGGAACAAGACCTACAATTCAGCGGTGAAGACGCTGATCAAGAAATACTTCGCTGCTGTAGAAGATTACGCCCGCCAACCCAATCCAGAGGCGTTGGAGGCCGTTAAGAGGAGTATGTCCGAGGCTTACAGCAAAATCGACAAGGCTGTAAAGCGGCGGGTGTTGCATCCGAACAATGGCGCTCGCAAAAAAGCACGGCTGGCGGCTCGGCTCAAAAAGGTCAGCCCGGAAGTCAATTCCTCGGCTGAGCAAGCCGAAGCCTCGGCATAA
- the hisD gene encoding histidinol dehydrogenase, protein MLRIITQQAEAQIELRRIRDRTSQDHVIHKEATVREVLQAIKRQGDKALLHYTEEFDHQTLSIDGLRVSGSELDAAYQQVSKELLDAIQLAAQQIEAFHRQRVPKSWVQFGDDEIVLGKRYTPVDRAGIYVPGGRASYPSTVLMNAIPAKVAKVPQVVMVTPPGSDKTINPAVLVAAQEAGVQEIYRVGGAQAIAALAYGTETIPKVDVITGPGNIYVTLAKKLVYGTVGIDSLAGPSEVLIIADTAANPVYIAADLLAQAEHDPMAASILLTSEAQLAKQVQEEVERQLKDHPRRLLTEKAIAHFGLIVLVDSLDEAAELSNEFAPEHLELEIAEPWDLLEKIRHAGAIFLGHSTPEAVGDYLAGPNHTLPTSGAARYASALGVETFMKHSSLIQYSSTALNKVSSAIQALAEAEGLPSHADSVRLRTQEEL, encoded by the coding sequence ATGCTGCGAATCATTACTCAGCAGGCTGAGGCACAAATTGAACTGCGACGTATCCGCGATCGCACTTCTCAAGACCACGTTATTCACAAAGAAGCGACGGTGAGAGAGGTCTTACAGGCGATTAAACGCCAGGGAGACAAAGCACTCTTGCACTATACCGAGGAATTCGATCACCAAACCTTAAGTATCGACGGGCTGCGCGTCAGTGGGTCAGAATTGGATGCTGCTTACCAGCAGGTATCCAAGGAATTACTCGATGCCATTCAGTTGGCAGCGCAGCAAATAGAGGCATTTCATCGACAGCGCGTCCCAAAATCTTGGGTACAATTTGGCGACGATGAGATCGTCTTAGGCAAGCGCTATACGCCCGTGGATCGAGCAGGAATTTATGTTCCTGGGGGTAGGGCATCCTATCCCAGTACCGTGTTGATGAACGCCATCCCCGCCAAGGTGGCTAAAGTCCCTCAAGTCGTGATGGTGACGCCTCCTGGCTCAGACAAAACGATTAATCCGGCTGTCCTCGTGGCAGCGCAGGAAGCTGGGGTTCAAGAAATTTACCGGGTCGGTGGAGCTCAGGCGATCGCGGCTTTAGCTTATGGCACGGAAACCATTCCTAAAGTCGATGTTATTACTGGTCCTGGCAACATTTACGTCACCTTGGCGAAAAAACTGGTCTACGGAACGGTAGGCATTGACTCCTTGGCTGGCCCATCGGAGGTGTTAATCATAGCGGATACAGCTGCTAATCCGGTCTACATTGCCGCTGATCTTTTGGCTCAGGCCGAACATGACCCGATGGCCGCTTCCATTCTTCTCACCTCCGAAGCCCAACTGGCGAAACAAGTGCAGGAAGAAGTGGAACGGCAACTCAAAGACCATCCGCGACGCCTGCTGACCGAAAAAGCGATCGCTCACTTTGGTTTAATTGTCCTAGTGGATTCCCTGGATGAGGCGGCGGAACTCTCTAACGAGTTCGCCCCAGAACACCTGGAACTTGAAATTGCTGAACCGTGGGATTTACTGGAGAAAATTCGCCACGCTGGAGCGATTTTTCTAGGCCACTCCACCCCCGAAGCCGTGGGAGACTACCTGGCGGGCCCTAATCATACTCTACCGACCTCCGGTGCTGCCCGCTACGCCTCTGCTTTGGGTGTCGAAACCTTTATGAAGCACTCCAGTTTGATTCAGTACTCATCGACAGCCCTCAACAAAGTTTCGAGTGCTATTCAGGCGCTAGCTGAAGCTGAAGGGTTACCTTCTCATGCGGACTCGGTACGATTGCGGACGCAGGAGGAGCTATAA
- a CDS encoding universal stress protein, producing the protein MLKTILLALDSSEHTLRVIQFFKELQIQPATKIILAHVIPSPEPDMDIAVDRPHTSEELLYQQVEKQLQSYQADLLGDSTLEIVTGDPAAEIIRLAHIHQADLIVIGSRGLTGLQRILEGSVSSQVVAEAPCSVLVVKPD; encoded by the coding sequence GTGTTAAAGACAATTCTTTTGGCTCTTGACAGTTCAGAACACACACTGCGTGTGATTCAGTTTTTCAAGGAACTTCAAATACAGCCAGCAACAAAAATAATCCTTGCCCATGTCATTCCCTCACCTGAGCCTGACATGGATATAGCCGTTGACCGACCTCATACTTCAGAGGAGCTATTGTATCAACAGGTTGAAAAACAGTTGCAATCCTACCAAGCTGACCTTCTGGGTGACAGTACTCTAGAGATTGTTACGGGTGACCCAGCAGCCGAAATCATCCGCCTTGCTCATATTCACCAGGCTGACTTAATTGTGATTGGCAGTCGCGGTCTAACCGGTCTCCAACGAATTTTAGAAGGCTCGGTGAGTAGCCAAGTGGTGGCTGAGGCTCCCTGTTCTGTGCTAGTGGTCAAGCCAGACTAG
- a CDS encoding PAS domain-containing sensor histidine kinase, whose protein sequence is MPIPSPSLDLTHPFANNPQPQELLTHSEEQFRTFVANIPGAVYRCIYDEQLKGLSLRTMLFLSEAIETVTGYSASDFINNRVRSFTSIIHPQDRIKIEQAIRQSISANQPYVMEYRIVKANGSTVWVYDKGQGICDENGHIQWLDGVILDVTERKTAEADLRYTQTFLNSVVEHLPMAVFIKDAIDLRVMYWNKASEELFGYSREKVLGKNDYEFLPAQQARYLRANDRQVLAGGELVDIAQAPLITPHRGKRIVHSKKVPLLDETGTPRYLLGICRDITEEKLADTEAAQSAQALRDSEAHYRRIVETATEGIWMFDANSKTTFANSRIAEMLGYTVEEMQGRSFFDFIDEESRVQAQAYVERRRQGIRERHDFKFCRKDGSLLWAIVSATPILDAEGQFVGVLRMITDISDVYDELRLRKQAEEALRQSHQQIADILERITEAFFALDHQWQFTYINGEASRLLQRQPEELIGANFWDVFPEAVGSFVEQQYRQATQEQVPVIFETFSAPLNSWLEVRAYPSGSGLSVFWRDITEQKQAQDALRKSEEQYRTLASHFPNGAVLAFDRELRYTLAEGEALATLGLSKELVEGKTLWEARSPELCEILEPHYRAALSGVAGIFELEYANHTYLVHTLPLKNDWGEVFAGMVMKQDITDRKRSQEQLQERELFLRSIYDGVEDGIFVVDVLETENLGARSQESEVIQEEKPIPGYEFRYQGLNPAHERLSGLCSADLRGKTPQEVLPPDLAAAVSQRYEECVRAGTAISYEECLPLPGEDAWWITTLSPLRDRQGQIYRLVGTSINISDRKQAEVALQESERRFRAIFDSMFQFIGLMKPDGTLLKANQTALDFGGLCLEDIAGRPFWETRWWSLSAQIQERLKAAIAQAAAGEFVRYEVDVLGAGNQVITIDFSIKPVKDETGQVVLLIPEGRDISDRKRTEEALRKSESQLRAKNQELKRTLHQLKNTQAQLIQNEKMVSLGQMVAGIAHEINNPISFIYGNIAYAHEYAQNLLNVVKLYGLHYPEPLPLIQDEIEALDLDFVATDFPKLLDSMQEGANRIREIVLSLRNFSRLDEAQIKPVNLHEGLDNTLLILQHRLKAHAGKSGIEVRKEYGQLPLVECYPGSLNQVFMNLLSNAIDALETQPQPRVITIRTEVETGDQGRAGEDESTRMFQLNSRMLSTPLPPPQCVVIRITDNGPGIPLEVKKQIFDPFFTTKPVGVGTGLGLAIAYSIVVEQHRGHLTCMSEPGQGAEFVIELPIRQPSLSNATSV, encoded by the coding sequence ATGCCTATCCCATCCCCTTCCCTAGACTTGACTCACCCCTTTGCCAATAACCCACAGCCGCAGGAATTACTCACACACAGCGAAGAACAATTTAGAACGTTCGTTGCGAATATTCCTGGTGCAGTCTACCGCTGTATATACGACGAACAATTAAAAGGGCTATCTCTTAGGACAATGCTCTTTCTCAGCGAAGCGATTGAGACGGTTACTGGCTATTCGGCAAGTGACTTTATTAATAATCGAGTACGGTCTTTTACCAGTATTATCCATCCTCAAGATCGAATTAAGATTGAGCAAGCTATCAGGCAGAGTATTAGTGCCAACCAGCCCTATGTGATGGAGTACCGAATTGTAAAAGCCAATGGCAGTACAGTGTGGGTCTATGACAAAGGTCAGGGTATCTGTGACGAAAATGGACATATCCAATGGCTAGATGGGGTCATTTTAGACGTTACAGAACGCAAAACGGCGGAAGCTGATTTACGCTACACTCAAACATTCTTAAACTCCGTCGTTGAACATCTACCCATGGCGGTGTTTATTAAAGATGCAATTGATTTACGGGTGATGTACTGGAACAAAGCCAGTGAGGAACTGTTTGGCTATTCCAGAGAAAAAGTATTGGGAAAGAATGATTACGAGTTTTTACCGGCCCAACAGGCTAGGTACTTACGCGCCAATGATCGACAAGTGCTAGCTGGAGGTGAACTAGTGGATATCGCCCAAGCCCCTTTAATCACGCCCCATCGAGGAAAACGGATTGTACATAGCAAGAAAGTTCCCCTGCTTGATGAGACCGGCACTCCTCGATATCTGTTGGGTATTTGTCGAGACATCACAGAGGAAAAGCTAGCTGACACAGAAGCGGCACAAAGCGCCCAGGCACTGCGAGATTCGGAAGCTCATTATCGCCGCATCGTGGAAACGGCGACAGAAGGCATCTGGATGTTTGATGCCAACAGTAAAACAACGTTTGCCAATAGTCGTATTGCCGAAATGCTGGGCTATACGGTAGAGGAAATGCAGGGGCGCTCATTCTTTGACTTCATAGATGAAGAAAGCCGAGTGCAGGCACAAGCCTATGTGGAACGTCGCCGCCAAGGCATCCGGGAACGTCATGATTTCAAATTTTGCCGTAAAGATGGTTCACTGTTGTGGGCAATTGTGTCGGCTACCCCCATCCTAGACGCCGAAGGTCAGTTTGTCGGTGTTTTGAGGATGATTACCGATATTAGCGATGTCTACGACGAGCTTCGCTTACGCAAGCAAGCCGAGGAAGCACTACGGCAATCCCATCAGCAAATTGCCGACATCCTGGAACGCATCACGGAGGCCTTTTTTGCCCTCGATCATCAGTGGCAGTTTACCTACATTAACGGCGAAGCTTCGCGCCTTTTGCAGCGACAACCAGAAGAACTGATTGGAGCCAACTTTTGGGATGTGTTTCCCGAAGCCGTGGGTTCCTTCGTTGAGCAGCAGTATCGCCAAGCGACGCAGGAGCAAGTTCCAGTGATCTTTGAAACCTTTTCGGCACCCTTGAACAGTTGGCTGGAGGTGCGGGCTTATCCCAGTGGCTCAGGACTTTCCGTTTTTTGGCGAGACATCACGGAACAAAAACAGGCTCAAGACGCGCTGCGAAAAAGTGAAGAGCAATACCGTACCCTAGCCAGCCACTTTCCCAATGGAGCAGTTCTTGCCTTTGACCGAGAACTCCGCTACACCCTTGCTGAAGGTGAAGCATTAGCCACACTCGGCTTATCTAAAGAGTTAGTCGAAGGAAAAACCCTATGGGAGGCCCGCTCGCCAGAACTCTGTGAAATCCTAGAACCTCATTATCGGGCCGCACTATCGGGAGTAGCTGGAATCTTTGAGTTGGAGTATGCTAACCACACTTATCTGGTACATACGCTGCCCCTGAAAAATGATTGGGGAGAAGTGTTTGCGGGGATGGTGATGAAGCAAGACATCACTGATCGCAAGCGATCACAGGAGCAACTGCAAGAAAGAGAGCTGTTTCTACGCAGCATCTATGACGGGGTTGAGGACGGGATTTTTGTGGTAGATGTCCTAGAAACAGAGAATTTAGGAGCCAGGAGTCAGGAGTCAGAAGTAATACAGGAAGAAAAACCAATTCCTGGTTATGAGTTTCGCTACCAAGGGTTAAATCCAGCTCACGAGCGTTTAAGCGGTCTTTGTTCAGCTGACTTGCGTGGCAAGACGCCGCAAGAGGTTTTACCACCGGATCTAGCCGCAGCGGTGAGTCAGCGTTATGAGGAATGTGTCCGTGCTGGCACCGCGATTTCCTACGAAGAATGCTTGCCTTTACCAGGAGAGGATGCCTGGTGGATTACCACACTCAGCCCATTACGAGATAGACAGGGGCAGATTTATCGCTTGGTGGGTACGAGCATTAATATCAGCGATCGCAAACAGGCGGAGGTCGCATTACAAGAAAGTGAGCGCCGCTTCCGCGCCATTTTCGACTCAATGTTCCAATTCATCGGTCTTATGAAACCCGATGGAACACTCCTGAAAGCTAACCAAACCGCGCTTGATTTTGGGGGTCTTTGCTTAGAAGATATTGCAGGTCGTCCGTTCTGGGAAACACGTTGGTGGAGTCTATCGGCTCAAATCCAAGAACGCTTAAAAGCCGCGATCGCTCAAGCGGCAGCTGGGGAGTTTGTGCGTTATGAAGTGGATGTTTTAGGGGCTGGCAATCAGGTCATCACCATTGATTTTTCCATTAAACCGGTCAAAGATGAAACGGGACAAGTGGTGCTGCTAATTCCAGAAGGCCGCGACATTAGCGATCGCAAACGCACCGAAGAAGCTTTACGCAAGTCAGAGAGCCAGTTGAGAGCCAAAAACCAAGAGCTGAAGCGGACTTTACACCAACTCAAAAACACCCAAGCCCAGCTAATTCAGAATGAAAAAATGGTCAGCTTGGGTCAGATGGTGGCTGGAATTGCTCACGAAATTAACAATCCCATCAGCTTTATTTATGGCAATATCGCCTATGCCCATGAATATGCCCAAAATCTCTTGAATGTTGTCAAACTGTATGGGTTGCACTATCCCGAACCCTTACCACTTATCCAAGACGAGATTGAGGCACTGGATCTGGATTTTGTCGCTACCGACTTCCCCAAACTGCTTGACTCGATGCAAGAAGGAGCCAACCGTATTCGAGAAATTGTCCTCTCCTTACGTAACTTCTCCCGCTTGGATGAAGCCCAAATCAAGCCTGTTAATCTTCATGAAGGGCTGGATAATACTCTGCTCATCTTGCAGCATCGCCTGAAAGCACATGCAGGAAAGTCCGGCATTGAAGTGAGAAAAGAGTACGGACAACTCCCTTTAGTTGAGTGTTATCCAGGTTCACTCAACCAAGTATTTATGAATCTCTTGAGTAATGCCATTGATGCTCTGGAAACTCAACCTCAACCAAGAGTGATTACCATCCGCACTGAGGTAGAGACTGGAGATCAGGGGAGAGCAGGAGAGGACGAGAGTACAAGAATGTTTCAACTCAATTCCAGGATGCTCAGCACCCCCTTACCCCCTCCCCAATGTGTGGTGATTCGCATTACCGACAACGGCCCTGGTATCCCTTTGGAAGTGAAAAAACAGATCTTTGACCCCTTCTTCACCACTAAACCCGTTGGTGTGGGTACGGGCTTGGGGTTAGCGATCGCGTACTCGATTGTTGTTGAACAGCACCGGGGTCATCTGACGTGCATGTCCGAACCGGGTCAAGGGGCTGAGTTTGTGATTGAGCTGCCAATCCGACAACCCAGCTTATCCAATGCCACTTCTGTTTAG
- a CDS encoding peptidylprolyl isomerase, translating to MVSQPFLTVDDQPIDLAQALQYLQVGGKLKAFIGDILRQHVIEQELQAREDIGVNPALIEQAVIDFRLQRQLTDPKVFADWLQSNGQDYTTFHSSVAFGFKLENLKAQITGSKLQEYFIERKLFLDRVVLSRILVNEQELAEELASQIEEGASFDQLAREYSIADDRVLNGMMGPVSRGALPDILRAAVDAASPGEIIGPLALEGRWLLFRVEQFLPASLEDAQLKLALQNELFEQWIAQKIQTMAVKLQVT from the coding sequence ATGGTATCCCAACCATTCTTGACTGTTGATGACCAACCGATTGATTTGGCACAAGCGTTGCAATATCTGCAAGTTGGTGGAAAGTTAAAAGCCTTTATTGGCGATATTTTACGCCAGCACGTCATAGAGCAAGAACTGCAAGCTCGTGAGGATATAGGCGTAAATCCAGCCCTGATCGAGCAAGCGGTGATTGATTTTCGCCTACAGCGTCAACTAACTGACCCCAAAGTGTTTGCCGACTGGCTCCAGAGCAACGGACAAGATTACACCACGTTTCATAGCTCAGTGGCTTTTGGCTTCAAGCTAGAAAACCTGAAAGCCCAGATAACGGGTTCCAAGTTACAAGAATATTTTATTGAGCGCAAGCTGTTTCTCGACCGGGTGGTACTTTCTCGCATTTTAGTGAATGAACAAGAACTGGCGGAGGAATTAGCGAGCCAAATTGAGGAGGGAGCCAGCTTTGATCAACTCGCCAGAGAGTATTCGATCGCCGATGATCGAGTCCTCAACGGTATGATGGGGCCAGTGAGTCGGGGTGCACTGCCTGATATTTTAAGAGCCGCAGTGGATGCCGCCAGTCCTGGAGAGATCATTGGGCCGTTAGCATTAGAAGGACGTTGGCTGTTGTTTCGAGTCGAGCAATTCCTACCCGCCTCCCTAGAAGACGCTCAGCTAAAGCTAGCGCTACAAAATGAACTATTTGAGCAGTGGATAGCCCAAAAAATCCAAACCATGGCTGTTAAGCTTCAGGTAACTTGA
- a CDS encoding type I secretion system permease/ATPase: protein MNANTSQSSVPSIPWDVPPLVLLSPEQQVQFQNQAQTRRYTLGEKIWSTDSPGELFLVVAGKVRLREEGARQPLATLGVGDWFGDWLQLSGAFKAVASGKEVIVVCWDRALWQDVLSPDIERFWHQTRLRLVPPSADAPQPISGYPFVSTLNTAAGCLTMVAQQLSNPAQLDWVQRQLRGQQPKHLVEAGEKLGLQLRRLQTTWSDLRQLTFPALMRWNRGTGGRGQGGQGGQGGQGGQESEITPALSDSPEWVVVYGVRGDRLIIANPLNPDRTCESLPQSLVEAAWDGQLWQVELIQKQDKFSLAWFLPAVWHYRRLLGEVLFASFTLQLLGLATPILTQVIIDKVMVQGSLPTLDVMAIALLSVAIFEAILGILRLFIFTHTARRLDLSLSAQVFRHLMRLPLAYFEARRVGDTVARVQELENIRQFLTGTALTVILDSIFAVVYLALMFYYNAQLTLVALAVIPLFAILTLVSTPILRNWLNETFNRSADSQSFLVETITGIHSVKAHAAERTARDRWEGLFARYIRTGFRASTTSNISNNIGTFLTNFSYLLILWFGAKLVIDQKLTIGQLVAFQMLSGRMTGPLLRLVQLWQNLQQVLLSVDRIGDILNVASEAEPGSGLVLPTLKGQVTFDQIFFRYRPNQEAILRGISFTTEPGMFVGIVGRSGSGKSTLSKLLQRLYQAESGRILIDGFDLKSADLASLRQQIGVVLQEDFLFNGSILENITLGNPDISAEQVVEAARLAVAHDFISEMPQGYETNVGERGTALSGGQRQRIALARLFLSQAPILILDEATSALDSETEQQVLQNIQRISQNRTVFLIAHRFAPLKRADLILVLEKGVIAEKGTHTELLQQKGLYWSLYQRQQSAV from the coding sequence ATGAACGCTAACACGTCTCAATCTTCTGTCCCCTCCATACCCTGGGATGTTCCCCCCCTGGTTTTGTTAAGTCCCGAACAGCAAGTTCAATTTCAAAATCAAGCTCAGACTCGCCGCTACACCCTTGGGGAAAAGATTTGGTCTACTGATAGTCCAGGAGAGCTGTTTTTAGTTGTGGCGGGAAAGGTGCGCTTAAGGGAAGAAGGGGCGCGTCAACCGCTAGCCACATTGGGCGTGGGGGATTGGTTCGGGGACTGGCTCCAGCTTTCCGGAGCATTCAAAGCCGTTGCTTCTGGCAAAGAAGTAATAGTGGTGTGTTGGGATAGAGCACTTTGGCAGGACGTATTGTCACCCGATATCGAACGGTTTTGGCATCAAACGCGATTGCGCCTCGTTCCCCCAAGCGCCGATGCCCCTCAACCTATTTCCGGTTACCCGTTTGTCTCTACCCTCAATACCGCTGCGGGTTGCTTGACAATGGTGGCACAGCAACTCTCGAATCCAGCCCAACTGGACTGGGTGCAACGCCAGTTGCGAGGACAACAGCCAAAACACCTGGTAGAGGCGGGTGAAAAATTAGGACTCCAGTTGAGACGCTTGCAGACAACTTGGAGTGACTTGCGGCAGCTTACATTCCCCGCTTTGATGCGATGGAATCGGGGAACTGGGGGTAGAGGGCAAGGAGGACAAGGAGGACAAGGGGGACAAGGGGGACAAGAAAGTGAAATCACTCCCGCCCTCTCCGATTCCCCTGAGTGGGTTGTGGTGTATGGAGTAAGGGGCGATCGCCTAATCATCGCCAACCCCCTTAACCCCGATCGCACTTGCGAAAGTCTGCCCCAGTCACTGGTTGAGGCGGCTTGGGATGGGCAGTTATGGCAAGTGGAACTCATCCAAAAACAGGACAAATTTAGCCTAGCCTGGTTTTTGCCAGCGGTTTGGCACTATCGCCGATTGTTAGGGGAAGTTCTATTCGCCTCATTCACCTTGCAGTTATTGGGGTTAGCGACGCCCATCCTGACTCAGGTGATTATTGACAAAGTGATGGTGCAGGGTAGCTTACCCACCTTGGATGTGATGGCGATCGCGCTTTTGAGTGTTGCCATCTTTGAAGCTATTCTCGGCATCCTACGGCTATTCATCTTTACCCACACCGCCCGACGCCTGGATTTGAGCTTATCCGCTCAAGTCTTTCGGCACTTGATGCGTCTCCCTTTAGCTTATTTTGAGGCACGTCGGGTCGGAGATACGGTAGCACGGGTGCAGGAACTGGAAAACATCCGGCAGTTTCTCACCGGAACAGCCCTGACAGTCATCTTAGACAGCATTTTTGCAGTCGTTTATCTGGCATTGATGTTTTATTACAATGCCCAACTTACCTTGGTTGCATTGGCGGTTATTCCCCTATTTGCCATTCTGACCCTTGTTTCTACACCAATACTCCGCAACTGGCTCAATGAAACCTTTAATCGTAGTGCAGATAGTCAATCGTTTTTGGTGGAAACGATTACAGGCATTCACTCAGTGAAAGCTCATGCGGCAGAACGAACGGCACGCGATCGCTGGGAGGGTTTGTTTGCTCGCTACATCCGCACCGGTTTTCGCGCCTCTACAACTTCTAATATTAGTAATAACATCGGCACCTTCTTAACTAATTTCTCCTATCTCCTCATCCTCTGGTTTGGAGCCAAATTAGTGATTGATCAGAAGCTCACGATTGGCCAACTGGTCGCTTTTCAAATGCTTTCAGGTCGCATGACTGGGCCACTTCTACGGTTAGTACAACTGTGGCAAAATCTCCAACAAGTCTTGCTTTCGGTAGACCGGATTGGCGATATCCTCAATGTTGCCTCGGAAGCAGAACCCGGAAGTGGTTTAGTACTCCCCACCCTGAAAGGACAGGTAACCTTTGACCAAATCTTCTTCCGTTACCGCCCGAACCAAGAAGCCATTTTGCGGGGAATTTCTTTTACTACAGAACCTGGAATGTTTGTTGGGATTGTGGGTAGGAGTGGTTCAGGGAAAAGTACCCTGTCTAAACTGTTGCAACGCCTTTATCAAGCAGAGTCGGGTCGTATTCTGATTGATGGCTTCGATCTGAAAAGTGCAGATTTGGCTTCTTTAAGGCAACAAATTGGGGTTGTGCTCCAAGAGGACTTTCTCTTCAACGGTTCTATCTTGGAAAATATCACCCTCGGCAACCCCGACATTAGTGCAGAACAGGTGGTAGAAGCGGCACGATTGGCGGTTGCCCATGACTTTATCAGTGAAATGCCCCAAGGTTATGAAACCAATGTGGGAGAGAGGGGTACAGCTTTATCAGGGGGACAGCGGCAACGCATTGCTTTGGCGCGTTTGTTCTTGTCTCAAGCACCCATCTTGATTTTGGATGAAGCAACTAGCGCTTTGGATAGTGAGACAGAGCAACAGGTATTACAAAACATTCAACGAATCTCTCAAAATCGTACTGTCTTCTTAATCGCCCACCGTTTTGCTCCCCTGAAACGCGCTGACTTGATTCTGGTGTTGGAAAAGGGTGTGATTGCCGAAAAGGGTACCCACACGGAGCTGTTGCAGCAGAAGGGGCTTTATTGGTCGCTGTATCAACGTCAACAATCAGCGGTGTAG